A window of Pusillimonas sp. T7-7 contains these coding sequences:
- the glnH gene encoding glutamine ABC transporter substrate-binding protein GlnH has product MIKNKITAALAGLAIALALPVGNAVAQDKELLVATDTAFVPFEFKQDGKYTGFDIELWDAIAKEAGFKYSLRPMDFNGIIPGLQTRNIDVALAGITIRDDRKKVIDFSDPYYESGLAILVNNDNNNITTAKDLDGKMVAVKIGTATVDYLKENVPGAKLKLFPNIDNAFLELATGRVDAVVHDTPNLQYFAKTGGKDRVKVVGSLKSGDYYGIAFPKGSELVPAVNKALKTLQDNGQYDAIYEKWFGQKVQ; this is encoded by the coding sequence ATGATCAAGAATAAAATTACCGCGGCCCTGGCTGGGCTGGCCATTGCCCTGGCTTTACCCGTCGGAAATGCGGTTGCCCAAGATAAAGAACTGCTGGTTGCAACGGATACGGCATTCGTTCCTTTCGAGTTCAAGCAAGACGGCAAATATACAGGCTTCGATATTGAACTCTGGGATGCTATTGCCAAAGAGGCAGGCTTCAAGTACAGCTTGCGTCCCATGGACTTCAACGGCATCATTCCTGGCCTGCAAACCCGCAATATCGATGTGGCGCTGGCCGGCATCACGATACGCGACGATCGCAAGAAGGTCATTGATTTTTCCGACCCCTACTACGAAAGCGGTCTGGCCATCCTGGTCAATAACGACAACAACAATATCACTACTGCCAAAGACCTGGACGGCAAAATGGTGGCGGTCAAGATCGGTACGGCAACCGTCGACTACCTGAAAGAAAATGTTCCTGGCGCCAAGCTGAAATTGTTTCCCAATATCGATAACGCATTTCTTGAGCTGGCCACCGGCCGGGTCGACGCGGTCGTGCACGACACCCCCAATCTGCAGTATTTTGCCAAGACGGGTGGCAAGGACCGTGTGAAAGTTGTGGGCTCGCTGAAAAGCGGTGATTACTATGGCATTGCCTTCCCCAAGGGAAGCGAATTGGTTCCCGCCGTCAACAAGGCGCTTAAAACCTTGCAAGACAATGGGCAATACGATGCCATCTATGAAAAGTGGTTCGGCCAAAAGGTTCAGTAA
- a CDS encoding ABC transporter permease subunit (The N-terminal region of this protein, as described by TIGR01726, is a three transmembrane segment that identifies a subfamily of ABC transporter permease subunits, which specificities that include histidine, arginine, glutamine, glutamate, L-cystine (sic), the opines (in Agrobacterium) octopine and nopaline, etc.) — translation MTFEWSVIWDAMPSLLEGTKMTVKITLLGLIGGTILGFLAGVITTYVKVLVTWKTTAIAVVSIVALYILLRLASWLGDTVLSGVPDWAWLTLQIVLAVLLLVRFAAYIPVALSFLAQVYILVIRGTPIVVQVMFIYFALPLIFGWRIDAVLAAIFTLVINSGAYISEIVRGALLSVPKGLKEAGQAMGLPFYKILAYIIGPVALRRMIPAMGNQCIISLKDSSLFIVIGVAELTRQGQEIIASNFRSVEIWGAVAVLYLILTGFIALTLKFIEHRTQIV, via the coding sequence GTGACTTTTGAATGGTCAGTCATTTGGGATGCAATGCCCAGCCTGCTTGAAGGCACCAAAATGACGGTAAAAATAACATTGCTGGGCTTGATCGGCGGTACGATTCTGGGCTTTCTTGCGGGCGTCATCACCACCTATGTCAAGGTGCTGGTCACCTGGAAGACGACGGCCATTGCTGTCGTATCTATTGTTGCACTGTACATACTGCTGCGGCTGGCCTCGTGGTTGGGCGACACTGTATTGTCGGGTGTACCCGACTGGGCATGGCTGACTTTGCAGATTGTTCTGGCTGTACTGCTGCTGGTGCGCTTTGCGGCGTATATTCCGGTAGCGCTTTCCTTTTTGGCGCAGGTCTATATATTGGTGATACGCGGCACGCCCATCGTGGTGCAGGTCATGTTCATCTACTTTGCCTTGCCGCTCATATTCGGCTGGCGTATCGATGCGGTGCTGGCCGCCATCTTCACCCTGGTCATCAACTCGGGGGCCTATATCTCGGAAATCGTGCGCGGCGCCTTGCTATCGGTGCCCAAGGGGCTCAAAGAGGCGGGCCAGGCCATGGGCTTGCCTTTTTACAAGATTCTTGCGTACATCATTGGTCCCGTTGCCTTGCGCCGCATGATTCCCGCCATGGGCAATCAGTGCATCATCAGCTTAAAGGATTCTTCGCTGTTCATCGTGATTGGCGTGGCTGAGCTGACACGCCAGGGGCAGGAAATTATTGCCAGCAACTTCCGCTCGGTGGAGATATGGGGGGCTGTTGCCGTCTTGTACCTGATTCTTACCGGCTTTATTGCGCTGACGCTCAAATTCATTGAACACAGGACGCAAATCGTATGA
- the glnQ gene encoding glutamine ABC transporter ATP-binding protein GlnQ — translation MSIVEFKNVVKRFGTSTVLDGIDLTIEQGEVVVIVGPSGSGKSTFLRCINVLETIEGGDIVVNGLSVRGSGPEVRELRREAGMVFQQFNLFPQLTALENVMFGPVHTRGANRAQARDEAKALLDKVGLGEKVNNYPGQLSGGQQQRVAIARALAIRPKLMLFDEPTSALDPELRHEVLKVMQDVAEGGMTMVVVTHEMEFARKVGTRLIFIDQGKISEDGPPAELLSNPPSQRLKDFLQHVA, via the coding sequence ATGAGCATTGTTGAATTCAAGAACGTCGTCAAGCGCTTTGGAACAAGCACAGTCCTTGATGGCATAGACCTCACCATAGAGCAGGGCGAGGTTGTGGTGATTGTCGGGCCTTCGGGGTCTGGCAAATCCACTTTTCTGCGTTGCATCAACGTGCTGGAAACCATTGAAGGCGGCGATATTGTCGTGAACGGCCTGAGCGTACGTGGTAGCGGCCCCGAGGTGCGTGAACTACGCCGCGAGGCCGGCATGGTGTTTCAGCAGTTCAATCTGTTCCCTCAACTGACTGCACTCGAAAATGTCATGTTTGGTCCCGTACATACGCGCGGGGCGAATCGGGCGCAAGCCCGTGACGAGGCCAAGGCCTTGCTCGACAAAGTAGGCTTGGGCGAAAAAGTAAATAATTATCCGGGCCAGCTTTCAGGCGGACAGCAGCAGCGTGTGGCGATTGCCCGGGCACTGGCCATTCGGCCCAAACTCATGCTGTTCGACGAACCGACTTCCGCACTCGATCCCGAGCTGCGACATGAGGTCTTGAAAGTCATGCAGGATGTGGCCGAAGGGGGCATGACCATGGTGGTGGTTACCCACGAAATGGAATTCGCCCGCAAGGTGGGCACCCGCCTGATCTTTATCGACCAGGGCAAGATATCAGAAGATGGGCCTCCGGCCGAGCTGCTGAGCAATCCGCCCAGCCAACGTCTGAAGGACTTCCTGCAGCACGTGGCCTGA
- a CDS encoding DUF6776 family protein, protein MFGSSKRHTFKPTAYGTSRRPRRIPRWLVLMLTGVVLGAGGLLFLQKSYGPTRLTVQQSEQLHYDLNSANMDKQRLQTDLSRETRTLAEVRAQLQSQTTELENTRKQLEQARKDVRMFAQAMPPDPRGTSPGIRAASFTSNKEQLAYQFLVMQDEGKTARFKGQVELTMAGRYSNGKSGHIDIPAFDLELERYTHVDGTFPLPAGFTPRQVTIKIMREGSEKVVGTRTIRVVG, encoded by the coding sequence ATGTTCGGTTCTTCTAAACGCCACACGTTCAAGCCCACGGCGTACGGCACAAGCCGTCGCCCACGCCGCATCCCCCGATGGCTGGTCTTGATGCTTACAGGCGTAGTATTGGGCGCGGGTGGCCTGTTATTCCTGCAAAAAAGCTATGGCCCCACACGCCTGACCGTTCAACAATCGGAACAGCTGCACTACGACCTGAATAGCGCCAATATGGACAAGCAGCGGCTGCAAACCGACCTTAGCCGCGAAACCCGCACGCTAGCCGAGGTACGCGCACAACTACAGTCGCAGACTACAGAGCTTGAAAACACCCGGAAGCAGCTTGAACAGGCTCGGAAAGATGTCCGGATGTTTGCCCAGGCCATGCCCCCCGACCCGCGCGGTACATCCCCTGGCATACGCGCCGCATCGTTTACCAGCAATAAAGAACAGCTGGCCTATCAATTCCTGGTCATGCAAGACGAAGGGAAAACAGCCAGGTTCAAGGGTCAAGTAGAACTGACCATGGCTGGCCGCTACAGCAACGGAAAGTCAGGGCATATCGATATTCCGGCATTCGACCTGGAGCTCGAGCGCTATACCCATGTAGACGGCACATTTCCGCTGCCAGCCGGGTTCACGCCACGACAAGTCACCATCAAGATCATGCGTGAAGGCTCCGAGAAAGTCGTCGGAACTCGAACCATACGCGTCGTCGGTTAG
- the murU gene encoding N-acetylmuramate alpha-1-phosphate uridylyltransferase MurU produces MRAMILAAGRGERMRPLTDHTPKPLLQVNGKPLIVWHIERLVAAGITDLIINHAWLGKQIEQALSDGSQFGASIVYSPEPLPLETAGGIAQALPFFNDEPFLVINGDIWCDWNPGQAQTIAVNLTEQSKTAWLLLVDNPPHHPDGDFQLNAANGLVFVKDQEGNGAPLTFAGIGIYQPVLFKNLPSGQAEPLAPLLHQAISRQQVFGSHHQGSWVDVGTPERLAKLDRKLLTSRAC; encoded by the coding sequence ATGCGAGCCATGATTCTTGCCGCCGGCCGGGGCGAGCGCATGCGCCCCCTGACCGACCATACGCCCAAACCCTTGTTGCAAGTAAATGGCAAGCCACTCATTGTCTGGCATATCGAGCGCTTGGTTGCCGCAGGCATTACCGACCTGATCATTAATCATGCCTGGCTGGGCAAGCAAATAGAACAGGCACTGAGTGACGGCAGTCAGTTTGGCGCAAGCATTGTGTATTCACCTGAGCCGCTTCCCCTGGAAACGGCTGGAGGCATCGCCCAGGCCCTGCCCTTTTTCAATGACGAACCCTTCCTGGTCATCAACGGTGATATCTGGTGCGACTGGAATCCTGGGCAGGCCCAGACCATTGCAGTCAACCTGACTGAGCAATCGAAAACAGCATGGCTGCTTTTGGTCGACAACCCGCCGCATCACCCCGATGGCGACTTTCAGCTCAATGCAGCAAACGGTTTGGTGTTTGTTAAAGACCAAGAAGGCAACGGCGCCCCGCTTACCTTTGCCGGTATTGGCATTTACCAGCCTGTACTATTCAAGAACTTGCCATCAGGCCAGGCGGAACCTTTAGCCCCACTGCTGCACCAGGCAATAAGCCGGCAGCAAGTTTTCGGCAGCCACCATCAGGGATCCTGGGTTGACGTCGGCACGCCTGAGCGTCTGGCGAAGCTTGATCGCAAGCTCTTGACATCACGGGCTTGTTAG
- a CDS encoding aminoglycoside phosphotransferase family protein, with protein sequence MEPILNPRSEQRLAILKNWLQSIAGAHGLNISSLQPASSDASFRRYYRLQTDAGTAIVMDAPPEQEDCRPFLHVTGLLEHAGINVPAILAQNLADGFLLLSDLGEQTYYQAIQAGLNDTQLQTLYRSAIKALVRMQHAATTALPAYDSERLAQELTVFPEWYARRHCQIELNDTELQTLHSIFSTLLQDNVLQPTVLVHRDFHSPNIMVNADDPGIIDYQDALIGPITYDIASLVMDARTTWEEPQQLDWAIRYWEAAKATGLPVSADFADFHRAYEWMSLQRNLRILGVFARLSHRDGKHHYLDHIPRVNAYVRQVAGRYNAFRPLLRLLDKLENRQTSVGYTF encoded by the coding sequence ATGGAACCAATCTTGAACCCTCGCAGCGAGCAACGCCTTGCAATTCTGAAAAACTGGCTGCAGAGTATTGCCGGCGCGCATGGCTTGAACATCTCGTCGCTGCAGCCCGCATCCAGCGACGCCAGCTTTCGCCGCTATTATCGCCTTCAAACAGACGCGGGCACGGCCATTGTCATGGATGCTCCACCAGAGCAGGAAGATTGTCGCCCATTTTTACATGTAACAGGACTGCTTGAGCATGCGGGTATAAACGTACCTGCCATCCTGGCTCAAAATCTGGCCGATGGCTTTCTGCTGCTGTCCGACCTGGGTGAGCAGACCTATTATCAGGCCATACAGGCCGGACTGAACGATACACAGCTGCAAACACTGTATCGTAGCGCGATCAAGGCGCTGGTACGCATGCAACACGCTGCCACCACAGCCCTGCCCGCTTACGACTCCGAACGCCTGGCGCAAGAGCTCACCGTCTTTCCCGAATGGTATGCCCGGCGGCATTGCCAGATCGAACTGAACGACACAGAGCTGCAAACGCTGCACAGCATCTTTTCCACCCTGCTGCAAGACAACGTCCTGCAGCCCACCGTACTGGTGCACCGTGATTTCCACTCGCCCAACATCATGGTCAATGCCGATGACCCGGGCATTATCGATTACCAGGACGCCCTGATCGGCCCCATTACCTACGATATAGCGTCGTTGGTCATGGATGCACGCACCACTTGGGAAGAACCACAGCAGCTTGACTGGGCCATACGCTATTGGGAAGCGGCCAAGGCTACCGGGCTGCCCGTGTCGGCCGACTTTGCCGATTTTCATCGCGCCTACGAATGGATGAGCCTGCAACGCAACCTGCGCATACTGGGGGTCTTTGCCCGGCTCTCGCACCGCGACGGTAAACATCACTATCTGGACCACATCCCACGCGTCAACGCCTATGTCCGGCAGGTGGCGGGCCGCTACAACGCCTTCCGCCCATTGCTGCGCCTGCTCGACAAGCTCGAAAACCGCCAGACCAGCGTCGGGTATACGTTCTGA